The following nucleotide sequence is from Natronosalvus caseinilyticus.
ACGTCCGCATCACGAACTGCGTGCGCTGTCGGCCACCGGAGAACCGGGACCCGACGAAGGTGGAACTCGAGCACTGTCGAGGCTACCTCGAGACCGAAATCGCCCGACTCGATCCGGAGGTGATCGTCACGCTCGGCAAGGTGCCGAGCGAACACCTGCTCGAGCGGTCGGTCGCGGTGACCGAGGAGGCTGGAACTGTCGAGGACGCCCGCATCGGCGGCACCGCGAGACGCGTCCTGATCTGTCTCCACCCGGCCGCGACGCTGTACGACCGGAGCCAGACCGATACGTTCGCAGAGACGCTCGAGACGGCGGCCGAGTTGGCGGGACTCGAGGGAAGCGAGGGGAGCGGGCAGGCGCGACTCGACGGGTTCGACTAGCCGTATCGAACGGTGGACGCTGACGGTCACTCACTATCCTCTCACTCTCACTCGAGGTTCGATCGGTAAGTTACGAATACGTGAAAATGTCGTATCTCGTGCGGACGAACAATACAGAAAACCGAAAGATTTTTCGATAATCGTTTGTTTAATAATATCTCTATTGGAGGGAAATAGTGGATAAACCCGCCGGGTTTGTGTACAAAACGCGTCCCAATCGGGATACCGATGGATGGGTATGTAGATGACATAGAAACGCCTAAATGGTGGCGTTCATAGTGTCATCCATGTCCGATAAGACACGGTGGACAAACAAGCGGCGAACGTTCCTCAAAGGTGCAGGTGTGACGGCGACGGCGGGGCTGGCGGGTTGTCTGGGAGACTTGACTGGTGGTGGGAGTGACGACGACGAGAACACCGTCCGGTTCGTGCTCAACCCGGCCGAGGCTGACGTCTCTATCGAAGATCAGTACCAGCCGATGTTCGATTACCTCGAGTCGGAGACGGACGCGACCATCGAACCCGTCACGACCCAGTCGTACTCGGAGACGCTGACGGCGATTCGCGACGATCAGGCCGACGTCGCCGACACGTCGCCCTCCGCAGCCGTCGCCGGAAAAGACGTGGCCGACGTCATCGGAATCCGCGTCGCCTACGGCGCGGCCCAGTATTTCTCGACGATCACGACGACGCCTGACAGCGGCATCGAAGAACTGGCGGACCTCGAGGGAGAGGTCGTCAACGCGGCCTCCCCCCTCTCCGTGAGCGGGACTCTTGTTCCTCTCACGATGGTCAAGGAAGCGGGTCTCGACACCGGAACTGCGCCCGACGGCGACCCTGTCGACTTCGAAATCGGGTACGACGACCACGCGACGGCCCGCAACCAGCTGATCAACCGGGACGAGGTCAAGGCCGCCTTCAGCGGAGCATTCGTGTCCGCACCGCTGGTCCCCCAGGAGCAGTTCGACGAGTACCCCGAATTCGCCGAAATTTCCGCCGAGTACGACGGGGCTGGCGAAGACATCGGCAACGAGGATGCCGACCCCAACGCCGAACTCAAGCTGCTGGCGGTCTCCGATCCCCTCCCGCGTGCGCCCCTGATGGTTCGCTCCGAGTGGAAATCCGACGTCCGCTCCGACGTCGAGGAGGCCATCCTCAACGTTACCGAGGAGGACCTCCAGCACGACGAGGATTACGACGGCGAGCCACTCTGGTTCACCGGCGTCCAGGAGGGGTCGATCGACGACTACGAACCGATCCAGACCGTCCTCGACGAACTCGGCCTCGAGTTCGAAGACCTTGAATAGTCCCGTTTGAAACACTCTTTAGAATCGTGCATGAGTGAGATAACAGTCGACGGGCTGACCAAAGTGTTCGGCGAGACGGTCGCATTAGACGACGTCTCGTTCGAAATCGCCGACGGTGAGTTCGTCATCGTACTCGGCGTCTCCGGCTCGGGTAAATCGACGCTTCTACGCTGTATGAACGGACTGACGACGCCGACCGAAGGGTCCGTCTCCATCGACGGGGAAGAGGTGACCGAACCGCGGCAGGACGTGGCCATGATCTTTCAGCAACACAATATCATCGGCCAGATGACCGCGTACTCGAACGCCCTCACCGGGGCGCTGAACCGGTCGAACTACCTCGAGAGCCTGTTGCAGCTTCACGACAGGGAGGAAAAGATCCAAACGCTCGAAGCGCTCGACACAGTCGGCCTGCTGGACCACTCCCAGAAACGAGCCCGCCAGATGAGCGGCGGACAGCAACAGCGCGTCGGCATCGCTCGTGCGCTCGTGCAGAATCCGAAGACGATGCTCGCCGACGAACCCGTCGCAAGTCTCGACCCTGGGAGTTCACAACAGGTCATGGGGTACCTTCGCCGGGCCGCCAAAGAGCGCGGACTGACGGCGCTGATTAGTCTTCACCAGGTCAACCTCGCCCGGAAGTTCGGTGAGCGCTTCATTGGCCTGCGAAGCGGCCAGCTGGTCTTCGACGGTTACCGCGAGGACTTCACGATGGACGTCATCGACGAAATCTACGGCGGCATCGACACCGAAGGGATGTTCGAGGCCTCCGAGTCGGCGAGCGCTCGGGGCGACGACCAGAGCGGCGAGACCGATGGGGCGACGTCGCCGACCTCGGGTGAGTACGTATGAGTACAGATACCGGTACGGGAACGAAGAAGGGGACGGAAACGGGAACGGATTCCCGCGTCGTCGAACGCTTCGAGGCCATCAAGCGACGGCGCCGCGTCCGGTGGATCGGCTACGGGATCCTCGTCGGCGTCCTCGGATACCTGTTCCTGAGTGCACTCACCTCGGTCGAGTGGTTCACCACTAACAAGCAGTACGGCACCTTCGCCCGTCGGGCGACGGACTTCTTCCCGTTCTTGCTGACCGAACCGCCGTTTTTCGACCCGAGCGGGTTCCTCGAGTACACGTCCTACATCCACGAGCGGAACCTCCTGTACGACAAGGAGTTACTGGGCCAGTACCCGAGCCCGCTCGGTGACCCGCTCGGCTTCCTGCTCTCGATCCCGAGCCTCCTGCTCGCGATTTTCGTCTCCGAGGGCGGTCCGCTTCCCTTCTTCGGAGAAGCCGGCACGACGCTTTCGATGGCCGTCGCCGGGACCGTCATGGGATTCCCCTTCGCTCTGCTGTTCGGCATTCTCGGGAGCGAACGCGTCACGCCGTTCCCGTTCAACTTCATCTTCCGCGGGACGATGAGCACTATCCGGGCGATTCCCGCGCTCGTCTGGATCCTGATCTTCATCCCACTGGCTGGGATCGGTCCGGTCACCGCGACCATCGCTATCGCCGTCGACACTATCGGTAATCTCGGACGACTGTTCGTCGACGAACTCGAGGAAATCGAGGACGGACCCATCGAGGCGATGAAGACGACCGGCGCGAGCCGGCGACAGACGATCACCTTCGGGATGCTGAGTCAGGTCCACACGCCGTTCATCGCGTGGACGCTCTATATCTTCGAGATCAACGTCCGCATCGCCGTCTCGCTCGGCATCGTCGGCGGTGGAGGACTTGGCCAGGTTCTCGAGGTCCAAATGGGGCTGTTCGCCTACACGAACGCGATGGCGACCATCCTCGTCATCCTCGTGATGATCATCTCCGTCGAGATGTTCAGTCAGCGGATTCGCGCCCGTCTCCGCGCCGACGACACCGAGCCGATGGGGTTGTGGGAACTGCTGAAGGGCTTCCCGAAGCGGATGGCCCGGTCGCTCGCGAAGTAAGTCGACTCAGGAGGGGAATTCTTTCTCGAAGGGCAACGCACTTGCTCGCTCGTCGCCGACCCGTACGTATGACCAAGAGCACGCTATCGTCCCCGACCGAGAGCGAGGAGACCCTCGCCGACGTCGCCATCGTCGACTACGGCCTGGGCAACCTCCGGAGCGTCACGCGCGGCCTCGAGCGGGCGGGCGCCGCCGTCGAAATCACCGACGACCCGGCCGACTTCGAAGACGCCGACGGGGTCGTCCTCCCGGGCGTCGGCGCGTTCCGCGAGGGCGTCGAGAACGCCGACCCGCTCCGGGAGGACCTGCTGGCGGTGGCCGAGCGCGGACAGCCGCTCTTCGGGATCTGTCTCGGCATGCAGATGCTCCTGACCTCGAGCGAGGAGGGCGAAACCGACGGCGAGTCCGCCGTCAGTGGACTATACCTGATCCCGGGAACCAACGTCCGCTTCGCCGAAGGGCAAAAGATCCCCCACATGGGCTGGAACGAACTCGCCGTCGAACGAGAACACCCGCTCGTCGAGGGCGTCGACGGGCGATACGCCTACTTCGTTCACTCCTACTACGCCGTCCCCGACGACGAGTCGGCGGCGGTCGCGACCACCGACTACGAGCGACGGTTCCCCTCGATCGTCGCGAACGAGGCGGGCAACGTCTTCGGGACCCAGTTCCACCCGGAGAAGAGCGGCGAGACGGGGCTCCAGATCCTGCGGAACTTCGTCGGGATCTGTGCGGATCTCGAGTGAGAGCCTCTAGGACGAGGTCGGCGAAGTCGGGAGCGGCGACCGCGCCCCGGGTGCTACGTCTCGTCGTCCTGGGCCTGTGACTTCTGGTACTCGACGCAGGCCTCCCGGGCACGAGCGAGCCGCTCGCCGGCCTCGCCCGACGCCTCGGACTCGAGGCCGTCGAGTTTTTCGATGAGTTCGGCGATCCGGTCGGTCTTCGGTCCGGGTTCGTCCTGCGTGCGGTGGCCCTCGAGTTCCTCATCTAGCCCCTCCTGAATCGAATCGGCCTGCTCCTGGACGGTTCGGTCGGCGGCGTCGCTCGCGCGTCGAAGGTGCTCGCGAGCGCGCTCGAGGTGTGACGTTTCGGCGGTCACGTCTCCGGTATCGGGCGCCGTCCTCAACAATCGTCGGCCGGCGAGCGACGGCATCGAGCGTGGATTGGTATGCCGGGCTAAGATTCACTTGCATCGACGGTGTAGCTCCCGATCCAATGGTCGACACAGGAGACGGCGGAAATCAGACGGGCGATCTGACCGAACGAGCCCTCGAGTCGGACGCGCCGCTCGACGGCGGGTCGACGATCGATCGGGCGCTGTCACTGGCCAAACGGGGCGCGAGCGACGGGTCGCTCGCGATGGCAACCGGCGCCGTGGTCCTCTGGCGAGGCCTTCGATCGATTCGACGGGGTCGAGTGCGTGGTATCATCCCGGCCGCCATCGGCATGGCAGCCGTCGGTACCGGCGTCAAGAGACGTCGCGCGAGCACCGGGGAATCGGACAAGTCCACGTCGGACGAGGCTCACGCAGCAGCACAGCGGGAAGACCAGGGTCGCGAAACCGGGCTCGATGCCTCGAGCGAAGAGTTCGACTGGCAAGACGACGAGACGTCCTCGCTCGAGCCGGCCGTCGACGACGAATCGGCCGAAGAGGCGCCGTCAGAGGGCGATCCACGTCTTGACGATGACGACGCCGAGGAGGCGGACCTCTCGGATACCGAAATCGCGGACGAAGCGAGCGAAGCGACCGGCCCGTCGGCCGAACAGGCACAACCGACGATGTCGATCGATAGCGAGGTCGACCCCGAAACCGGTGGACCGAGACCCGGTGCCCTGGACGGCGACGACTCGAGCAGAGCCGACGCGGACGAAGACAGCGAGGACGAAGCCGACGCGGACGACGCGATGCGCCAGGACGAGACCGATCCGGACGCGCCGCAGGCAGGTGACGACGAGGACGATGTCGGTGGCGGCGATGCGAATGACAACGTCGAGCGAGAGGAGTGACGTCTCGACTCCTCTAGCTTCGGCTCTCGCGCACGGCGCACGTTCGACTCAGGCGACGGCGAGCGAACGGCGAATCGGTCCGCTCGAGACGTCGTGCCTGGGACTTCGCTGTCGAGATACCCTGGCGAGCCCTGCCGGAATCAGCACTCGTGATTACTCCCTCGAGCGGGGGTCGAGACGCTCGGGAAGCGGCCAGGCCGCGGCGAGGTCCCCGTCGCGAACGAGGACGACGAGTCGCTCGCGCTCCTCGACGTCCGGGAGTCGATCACGGGGAACGACGAGCTGATCGACGGTTCGCCCGCCCTCCTCGAGCAGGATGACGACGTGTTCGCCGTCGACGATTCGGTCGACGGTCCCGACGAACGTTTCGAACGGGAGTCCCGAGCCCGAGGCGGGAGCCGTAGACCGAGCGCGTGATTCTGAAGCCTCGGTGGTCCCGTCCCGAGACGGTGCGTCAGAGCCGCTTCCGCTAACGCTTACCGCAGTAGCGCCCGTGGCGAGGCCGACGGTCGTTCCGAGGACGGTACGGCGAGTTCGAGTGGGCTGTCGAGCCATGGAC
It contains:
- a CDS encoding uracil-DNA glycosylase, coding for MDSLEVTACTRCPELVDSRSQIVNGTGPEDADLLFVGEGPGATEDREGEPFVGRSGSVLDDHLRDVGLLREDVRITNCVRCRPPENRDPTKVELEHCRGYLETEIARLDPEVIVTLGKVPSEHLLERSVAVTEEAGTVEDARIGGTARRVLICLHPAATLYDRSQTDTFAETLETAAELAGLEGSEGSGQARLDGFD
- a CDS encoding substrate-binding domain-containing protein; the protein is MSDKTRWTNKRRTFLKGAGVTATAGLAGCLGDLTGGGSDDDENTVRFVLNPAEADVSIEDQYQPMFDYLESETDATIEPVTTQSYSETLTAIRDDQADVADTSPSAAVAGKDVADVIGIRVAYGAAQYFSTITTTPDSGIEELADLEGEVVNAASPLSVSGTLVPLTMVKEAGLDTGTAPDGDPVDFEIGYDDHATARNQLINRDEVKAAFSGAFVSAPLVPQEQFDEYPEFAEISAEYDGAGEDIGNEDADPNAELKLLAVSDPLPRAPLMVRSEWKSDVRSDVEEAILNVTEEDLQHDEDYDGEPLWFTGVQEGSIDDYEPIQTVLDELGLEFEDLE
- the phnC gene encoding phosphonate ABC transporter ATP-binding protein, yielding MSEITVDGLTKVFGETVALDDVSFEIADGEFVIVLGVSGSGKSTLLRCMNGLTTPTEGSVSIDGEEVTEPRQDVAMIFQQHNIIGQMTAYSNALTGALNRSNYLESLLQLHDREEKIQTLEALDTVGLLDHSQKRARQMSGGQQQRVGIARALVQNPKTMLADEPVASLDPGSSQQVMGYLRRAAKERGLTALISLHQVNLARKFGERFIGLRSGQLVFDGYREDFTMDVIDEIYGGIDTEGMFEASESASARGDDQSGETDGATSPTSGEYV
- the phnE gene encoding phosphonate ABC transporter, permease protein PhnE, with protein sequence MSTDTGTGTKKGTETGTDSRVVERFEAIKRRRRVRWIGYGILVGVLGYLFLSALTSVEWFTTNKQYGTFARRATDFFPFLLTEPPFFDPSGFLEYTSYIHERNLLYDKELLGQYPSPLGDPLGFLLSIPSLLLAIFVSEGGPLPFFGEAGTTLSMAVAGTVMGFPFALLFGILGSERVTPFPFNFIFRGTMSTIRAIPALVWILIFIPLAGIGPVTATIAIAVDTIGNLGRLFVDELEEIEDGPIEAMKTTGASRRQTITFGMLSQVHTPFIAWTLYIFEINVRIAVSLGIVGGGGLGQVLEVQMGLFAYTNAMATILVILVMIISVEMFSQRIRARLRADDTEPMGLWELLKGFPKRMARSLAK
- the hisH gene encoding imidazole glycerol phosphate synthase subunit HisH, with amino-acid sequence MTKSTLSSPTESEETLADVAIVDYGLGNLRSVTRGLERAGAAVEITDDPADFEDADGVVLPGVGAFREGVENADPLREDLLAVAERGQPLFGICLGMQMLLTSSEEGETDGESAVSGLYLIPGTNVRFAEGQKIPHMGWNELAVEREHPLVEGVDGRYAYFVHSYYAVPDDESAAVATTDYERRFPSIVANEAGNVFGTQFHPEKSGETGLQILRNFVGICADLE
- a CDS encoding DUF7553 family protein translates to MTAETSHLERAREHLRRASDAADRTVQEQADSIQEGLDEELEGHRTQDEPGPKTDRIAELIEKLDGLESEASGEAGERLARAREACVEYQKSQAQDDET
- a CDS encoding DUF3006 domain-containing protein translates to MARQPTRTRRTVLGTTVGLATGATAVSVSGSGSDAPSRDGTTEASESRARSTAPASGSGLPFETFVGTVDRIVDGEHVVILLEEGGRTVDQLVVPRDRLPDVEERERLVVLVRDGDLAAAWPLPERLDPRSRE